In Amblyraja radiata isolate CabotCenter1 chromosome 15, sAmbRad1.1.pri, whole genome shotgun sequence, the genomic window tctggagagaaggaatggtatcTGAAGAATAGTCTTCAGGAATATATGaaggaatagtctgaagaagggtctcgacctgagacagtcacccattccgtctctccagagatgctgcctgacccgctgagttactgcaacattttgtgtctatgttccatCTTACCTGtgcccttttcatacctctagtttccctctcccctgactctcagtctgaagaagggtctcgacccgaaacgtcaccttgttctccagcgatgctgcctgacccgctggtttctccagcactctgtgtctatcttatcGATGCCCTTTGTAGTTTTGCAAACCTCTTTGTCAGCCCTAAGCCTCTTTCACTTTAGGGAAACCAGACCCAACCTATTCCGTCCTCTATTTAAAGGATACAATGACATTTGTAATCAGTTTCTGCTGAAATTCTGTCCTGTTCTCTTTAATTCAGAACCCAACATAAGGCAGTGACTGCAGAGGGGGGAAGATGCAGACACTGACCCCTAGTGGGCAGTCTCATGAAGCCCCACAACGAGAAGGAAGGGAAATTGCAATCATTTTAAGGATGGCACCatggcgcagtggtcgagttgctatcTCACAGCGCCAGGACCTGGAGTAATCTTTGACCCTGGGTGCCTTTTGTACAGAGATTGTATGGTCTCActgtgaatgcatgggttttctccgggtactcggtttcttcccacacctccATATACGTgcaaggcttgtaggttaatgtcTTATgataattgtctctagtgtgtaggatggagctagtctacttgtgatcgctggtcggcgtgggctgaagggcagaagggcctatatCCAGGTTGTATCTCTATACTCAACTAACATTTTAAGGAgatgcaggaactgcagatgattgattgagagacacagcatgaaaacaggcccttcggcccaccgagtccacgctgatcaccaCGTTCTCATCTACTCTCTACACActgggtgcaatttacagaggctgattaacctacaaacctgtacgtctttggaatgtgggaggaaaccggatcacctggaggaaagcctcgaggtcacagggagaacgtgcaaactccacagatatagcacccaatgtcaggatcaaacccgggtctcccttGCTATATGCTATGAGGCAGCACTGTCCTGCCCAAAATGTGTTCGGcatgaacatggtgggctgaagcgccttttcttgtgctgtactgttttaggtTATTTAGCCTTCTCTATAGCCCTATGGCTCAAATATGACCCTgcatatagacacaaagttctggagtaactcagcgggtcaggcagcatctctggaggaaaaggatgggtgacattttgggtcgggacccttcttcagactgaccctatGACCCTATATAGCTATGACTCAAATACAATGGCAAAGGTCAGAACTGACAATATTGATCCATTTTTGACAAAATCCTCTTTTAGGTCAATctgtataagcgagttcggtattacaactgcgcatgcccaggtcatgggtcattcgggataaacattctcgccagctgagctactgtgtgtgtacggacctgcgtattcatttcaatgagatttataaataaattcatcggtcaaatatgtcagcagtatGCACAcatccacaattgtatctatttaaattattgactcaatatagcaccagccttgaaaacgcaagaatgcctggaacgaacctgtcaattatcaaatctctggcattagcctgagtcacagccattTAAAGTCAATATTGATTTGCATgaattacaagttgtgtggtcaaccaatttgagacagtcctcacattcctatctaaacaaccttcctggattgaaggaaacgaggagaatgtgctgtaggttggaaagttcagattggattTGAACAGGCCGGTTAAACCTTCGAGGTGGGTTGGTTTAAATAAAGATGCTGTCGCTTTAACCTCTGGGGTTGGTTCCAGTCTGTCAGGTAACACAGTTGGGAGCCGGTTCCGGGTGACCGGGCAGTtataattatgagaatttgcagccatttgaaccgcagccaaacgagaggcttcactcaggagtgggtcacagctccccagctgacgggacctgttctcgctctctttgaaggaggcgCCGCCCTCCCCAGCAAGTGGGTAAACACGGGGCCAACCCGTAATATGAGGgggagcattttctcagtcagactttgtcgacagttggggtgggggatctgagcgagagagagagagagctgccgATGCCGCACAGACGAaacagtttaataacgacccattaaaaCCCGCCCTTCGGTCACTCGGcaacctgggctgatctgatctgatctgacagccctctcgctagctcgctgcgtgcctgatcctaacgcagaacctccacaaaacctttgtACTTCGGGTAACACCCgcacaaagagcctctgctaacaagggctggcgaactgtgctggtcaacgtgcactTGGCGAAATGGCTGGgggaaagcacacggcattgggggttcagtattgatgtggatagagaactggctggcaaacaggaagcaaagagtaggtgtaaacgggtccttttcacaatggcaggcagtgactagtggggtaccgcaaggctcagtgctgggaccccagctatttacaatatatattaatgatctggatgagggaattgaaggcaatatctccaagtttgcggatgacactaagacagggggcagtgttagctgtgaggaggatgctaggagactgcaaggtgacttggataggctgggtgagtgggcaaatgtttggcagatgcagtataatgtggataaatgtgaggttatccattttggtggcaaaacaggaaagcagactattatctaaatggtggctcgactaggaaaaggggagatgcagcgagacctgggtgttatggtacaccagtcattgaaagtaggcatgcaggtgcagcaggcagtgaagaaagcgaatggtatgttagctttcatagcaaaaggatttgagtataggagcagggaggttctactgcagttgtacagggtcttggtgagaccacacctagaatattgcgtacagttttggtctccaaatctgaagaaggacattattgccatagagggagtgcagagaaagttcaccagactgattactgggatgtcaggactgtcttatgaagaaagactggatagacttggtttatactctctagaatttaggagattgagaggggatcttatagaaacttacaaaattcttaaggggttggacaggctagatgcaggaagattgttcccgatgttggggaagtccaggacaaggggtcacagcttaaggataagggggaaatcctttaaaaccgagagaaaaacttttttcacacagagagtggtgaatctctggaactctctgccacagagggtagttgaggccagttcattggctatatttaagagggagttagatgtggcccttgtggctaaagggatcagagggtatggagagaaggcaggtacgggatactgagttggatgatcagccatgatcatattgaatggcggtgcaggctcgaggggccgaatggcctactcctgcacctaatttctatgtttctatgaaacgcaCCGCACACTTGGAGCAAcacagaccctccactcaatctatccatTACTAAACGGCAGGCATTTCCcagttaaatgtcttatatcGGATTGGAGGCTCTTTCACTGGGCCAACCCAGTACTCAGTTTTCATCGGAGATGAATGtttgccttaacggtacattcacaccgcctgtaggtaaagcatcagcccacatcacactgatacagtcgctgcctgcctcacattaaatatatttttacacataaattatgaataaagataagaaaatgtttcaaacacatgtaatattttcttattctaggagcaaacacattaaggattaaattaaaataataaattctttaacttttttaatatctcataattgcagattaatgaactgaactggaattgggactgtgtaagtagtgtgtgaacagcagaacaagaaaggaagttattgagttgacagaattctagattaattcctagggagaatagttaacaatttatacagttTATAGAGTGCTGCGTTCGCTTTATTTTAATCCCGCATGACCTTTGaccaatcccatgattccttgcgtttatcgagataccgaactcgcttattcaacCCCACCCCAGACCATAGTCCCTTCATtacaattttaaaaaataattaaaatctaCAGAATAATATTGAAACAAAAAGTGTAGATACCTGCTACAACAATTATCCTTTGCTTTGCCTGAAAAATATGAATGAAAACATAAATAACGTTAGTGATCAAAATAAAGGAATTTTACTGATCGGCCAAATTTCCTATCTCACGGAGATCGATTAAGTTACGTCAGAGAAGAGGAGAACCTTGCTCACTCAGAGATGTGCCGTCCACAGGATCCTTTTCCAGGCAGAGGGTTGAAGAACAGAAAggaacatgtgcaggaaggaactgcagatgttggtttaaaccgaatagctggagtaacacagctgatctgggagcatctctggagagaaggaataggtgatgttttgggtggagacccttcttaagactgaaggTCAGAGgatagggaaacaagagatatagacggtgattatagagagatatagagagaacgGATGAAAGATATCGAAAAACTAACgataatcaaggaaaggtggagcccacaatggtctattgttggctctggGCTAGGTGAtagcgagttatacagacagtgaaactcaacagaacGATAGTGAAAATAGTATGACGACTAGCATagtggagggacggagagagaggggttgcaAGGGTTACTCAAAGTTATTGAAATCAATAGTTATACAGCTGCGGTTGAAGCTGcccaacaaaatatgaggtgctgttcctccaatttgcttttggcctcactgtgacagtggagaaagcccaggacagaaagtttagGGAATGGCAATGGGAGATAAAGTGTTTAACAACTGGcagatcacgtaggccaaggcggactgagaacAGTATGTTCTACATGACCCAGGCGACattgtgggcggcatggtggcgcagctggtagagccgctgccacacaacgccagagaccctggttcgatcctgacctcagacgctgtctgtgtggagtctgcgcattctccctgtaaccgcaagggtttcctccgggtgctccagtttcctcccacatccccgagacggggaagaaaccagagcagaaGCGAAttcacctacgaacctgcacataATGTGGGAGAACACCGggtcacccggagaaaatccacgcaggtttggaggttgattggcctctgtaaattgccccctagcgtattgggaaagtgggataacatagaactagtgtgaacggttgattAATGATTAGCATGGACTCAGTTGCTTGAAGGGCCGGTTTACGTGCTGTAATTCTAACCGAAACTTTCAACTCACCTGTTCAATCAAGCGCTTGATAGTCGGCAGTCCCTCTAGTGCGGTGCTGTCACAACCGCTGGTGAGGACTCGTTCAAAGCCCAGAGAGATGAGACACTCCAGCGATGCGCAGGGGTTGTGTACCATATCGAAGGCTGAAAGAAGACACACAGGAGGTGTGAGACAAACAGTTTAGTCGAATGAggaattgcaaagagttgtggacgcagcccagaccatcacacaaaccaacctcccttccattaactctatctacacttcacgctgcttcggcaaggccagcagcataatcaaggaccagtcgcaccccagtCATTCACTCTACTCCCCTTTTCcgttaggcaagaggtacaggagtgtgaaaatgcacacctccagattcagggacagtttcttcccagcagttatcaggcaactgaaccatcctatcaccaactagagaggtgtcctgacctaccatctacctcattggacatgcttggactatccttaatcggactttatcttgcactaaatgttattccctgtatcctgtaccagtgcactgtggacggctcgattgtaatcatgtatagtctttccgctggtagacaaaagtgctggagaaactcagcgggtgcagcagcatctatggagcgaaggaaataggcaacgtttcgagcacttttgtctaccttagtctttccgctgactggttagcatgcaacagaagcATTTTACTGTCTCttattacacgtgacaataaattaaactaatctaaactacagGAGGCTTGTGGAAAATAAAGCATGCCAAATCACAGAGccctagaaacaggtccttcggcccaacacgtccatgctgaccaagatgcttcatctaaactaatcccatttagatttagttttaggtttataagatttataagacataggagcagaattacaccattcggCTCATCCGCTctaccactcaatcatggctaatctatactttcctctcagtcccattctcctaccttctcccctaaccattgacacccttactcatcaacaacctgtcaatctctgctttaaaaatacccaatgacttgacctctacagctgtctatggcaatgaattccaccctctggTGCTagatatagcacctgcctcatctagctcacacaaagggtggtgggtgtacggaacaagttgctggaggaggtagttggggcaggtactgtcATAACGTTTAAaatacatctggacaggtacatggttggactgcaggcaggttggactagcgtggatgggacatgttggtccgtgtgggcatagttgagccaaagggcctgtttccacgctgtgtgactctataagaATAAGGTACCAGCGGCAAATGACATGACTCAGGATTGCATGAGGTACTGTTATGAGTAATCCTTCCTCTCTCAAATGTACTCACCTCTGTGAAAGGTCACGGACAAGGGTCGAGATTCAGCTGCAAGAGCGGAAGAAATAGTTAAACATCCTGAATGAACAACTAAAATGAAAATAAACGCAAAAATAAACTCTTAGTAATAGGAAATGAAATAGGAACATTCTGTGGGAAATGATTTCACACGGAAGGTACTGGGTATATGGAGCGAGTTGCTAAAGGACGtagattggacaggtacatggaagggaaaggctttgtGGTTATGGGCCCAAcgtgggcgggtgggactagtgtaggtggggcatcttggtcggcatggagaagttGAGACGATCTGTGCTGCAGGACTCTATGACTGAATCTTGTCCATACTGACAAACATGCCTtaactacgctagtcccatttacccgcatttggcccatatccatcaaaCCTTTCTTACCCATCTACCTCTCCAAAATGCTGCTGTGgcacctgcctcctctggcagctcactccatacacccaccaccctctgtgtaaaaaaagcgtGTGAAAGAGCAAGTGTGAAaggttgagacacaaggaactgcagatgctggtttacaaaagagaaggagaaagcgctggagtaactcagcaggtcaggcagcatctctggagaacatggataggtagggtctgttcccgacccaaaacgtgacctatccatgttctccagagatgctgcctgaactagtttagtttagaacatggaacatacaacatggaacaggcccttcagcccaccgagtccacaccaacaggttcacactagttctatgttatcccactttctcatccactcccgacacacagtttacagagagccaattaacctgcaaatctgcacttctttggaataagggaggaaaccagagcactcggagaaaacctgcgtggtcacagggaggacatacaaactcgaCACAcgtgcagcacccgaggtcaggatcgaacccggggctctggcgctgtgaggcagcagctctaccagctgtgccaccatgtttcCCTAATGTGTTTGTGTCCATAATTGTAAAAGTTTGGCAGATCTCCAGATTGTACCCACCCTCAAGGACGGcgcagtggcgcagtagtagtgtcgctgccttacagcccgtttccatcctgactacgggtgctgtctgtacggagtttacacgttctcctggtaaccgcgtgtgtttcctctgggtgctccggcatcctcccacatccgaaagacgtgtgggtttattggttaattggcctctgtaaattgtccttagtgtgtaccatagtgctagtgtactgggtggttgctgatcggcgcggactcggtcgttcgaagggcttgtttccgtactgtctcactaaactaagctaaattaagctaagctaaactaagataaactaaactaaacataactaaTCTAATTTAAGCTAAGTTAAACTAagctaattaaactaaactaagctacacttaagataaacacaaaatgctggagtaactcagcaggtcaggcagcatctctggacgtttCCAGTCgacacccttcatcagacttaatTTACGGCTAAACTTCACTAAACTAAGGTAAGCTAAACTTAATTAAGCTAAAGTTAAACATGCTAACCTGCACTAAGCTGAGTTAAACCAAGGTAAACTAAAAGCCGGAGTCTGATTGTCGCAGGTAAGTGTGAGACTCGTACCGATCAGGTCCATGCATACTTGAGCGTTGACCCCTCCGTCGTCCGTCAGCACCCCGAACACGGCGCCGTCTGCTCCGTTGGCTTTCACCATCCTGATGTCTCTCTTCATGACTTCGATCTCGCTGTCGTTGTAGAGGAAGTCCCCTCCGCGTGGACGGACCATGGCAAACACCGGCACCCGTACCGACTGCTTCACCAACTGCAACAAACCTGTTCCCACCAAGCACAGGCACAACACAAACCGGGTCACTCTCACCCACAGTGTGCGGGAAGCAACTGCAGACGTGGCTTtataccgaacatagacacaaaaactaaactaagctgagctAAAGTAAACTGAGCAAAGCTAACATAAACAGTAGCCAATCTGagccaaactaagctaaactaagctgagctaagctaaactaaactagtcagtAGGTCAGTTGatggatgcaaaaagctggagtaactcagcgggtcagaccaaAGATCGTAGAGcagagctctgctctaagatctttgggtcagaccgcatcttaggagaaaaggaataggtgccgtttcgggtcggaactaaCTGAAgttctgaagacccgaaacgtcacctattccttttctcctgagatgctgcctgacccgctgagttactccagcacttgtgtctatctccattttGACCCAGGGTCGTACAGTTTTCTTCCCTTCCTCCTTCCCCACTCCCAGACCAGTCAATCGGAAATCAGGCCCTTTGCCCAACTCGTccgtgccaaccaagttgccccatctacactagtcccacttgcttgcgtttggcccatatcccactaaacctctcctatccgtgtacctgtccaactgtcttttaaatgttgttatagtacctacctcagctacctcctctggcagctcgttctatatacccaccactctctgtgtaaaaatgttgatcCTCGGGTAAATCTtcctactattaaatctttcccgtctATGTTCTCTGTTCCTGATACCCCGCTACCCTTggtaaaagactcagtgcattcaccctatctattcccctcattattttacacgcctctataagatgatccctcatcctccggcgctccaaggaatagagttctagcctgcccctgtagctcaggccctcgagttatTCCAACATCTTATCTTCAGAAATGCATTCCTTTCCTTCacaatttcatatacttctatcatgtctcccctcagCCACCGgcattccagaggaaacaatccaagtttgtccaacctctccttcacgctaacaccctctaatccaggcagtatcccGGGAAAGACAAGAGAGGAGAACATGACTGGAAACAGTGGAGCGGCATCTAATACAAGAAAGGAGAGAGGGTTACAATCTGCCTAGTGCATAGAAACCGGACCCTTGGCCCAAATGGTCTGTTGTTGATTGATTCGAAAGatgcagcacacaaacaggccctttgccccaccgagtccataccttccatcaatcacccgttcacactagtgctgttatcccacttcctcatctactccctacgcgctaaggacaatttacagagggccaattaacctacaatcctgcatgtctttgggatgggggagaaaaccggagcacccggaggtacagagtggaaacatgcccttcgacccaccgagcccacactgatcatcgatcacacatacactagttctatgtcctacacactagggtcagtttacagcaaccaattaacctacaaacccacatgtgttTGAGATGTGGGATggaaccggagcacatggaggaaacctacgcagtccCGGGGAGaatgtgagaacatgcaaactccacacagaccgcaacCGAGGTCACTTTATGTGACACTGATACATCTGACACTGTATCTCCTATTCTATTGAGAAGGAAGCACTGAATATAAGacgtagcagcagaattaggccattcggcccatcgagtctgctccgccattcgaccgtggctgatctatttttccgtctcaaccccattctcctgccttctccctcagAACTGGTGCGCTGCCCTGTGTGGCTCTGGAAAGGGATTGAAGGAAGTTTGCAGCACCTCTCCGTGACTTTGCTTTTCCCTGCCTTTGTCGATTAGAGAAATAACAGACCCAAAATAAGCCCCTTGCTGCTCACCAATACTGGGGGTGATGCCACCTTCTATGAGACTGGAACACAGTTCAATTCGACTTGCTCCTGCAAAACAAGAACAGGTATTAATCATTTCTCAGCAGAAACATCAGTAACAgattggacggcacggtggcgcagtggtagttgcgcctcacagcgctagagacctgggttcaatcctgactacggtgctgtctgcacagagtttgtccgttctccctgtgatgttgtgggttttctccgggtgctccggttttctcccacactccaaagacgtgcaggtttgtaggtttatttggcttctgtaaatttccccgagtgtgtagaatagtcCTACTGTACGTGTgttcgttggttggtgtggactcggtgggccgaagggcctgtttccgcgctgtatctcactaAACTATTTTAAATCAgtctgtttcctccgggtgctctggtttcctcccacttcccaaagatgtgcgggtttgtaggttaattagccacaaTATCTCTGGCAAATGTGATGCCGAGGTAAACtattctctgcctgcacgtgatccatatcgccCCATTCCCCGCGTAATACGTACCTCCCCGTTCAGCATTGATTGCAGATTCCACTGAATCCACACACACCTCCATTTGAATGCCTGGTGCCATCGAACCTATGAATCAGATTGTCAGTACTGTCAACAATAAACCTTCAACGTCTTGGTCCGCAGAACCATCGATACTTCCCTAAGTAATGGGTCACAGATGTAGTCAGTTTTTCTAGGGCCCATTGTGCCTAGCCTTTCTCCTGAAACGGTAAAACAGTAGGCCAAGTGGCTACAAGAGGCAAACCTGGCtgtagggagggaagaggggtctGATGGAGTTGAGGAGTACGACTGGGATGAGATCGATGAAGATGTGCTCTCTccacattcttctctccagagatgctgcctgtcccgctgagttactccagcattttgtgtctatgtaagaTGAGCTACTGTAGGAAATGGAGATCCAGAGGCTGCCTCGGCAACgatgccagcataatcaaggaccactctctcttctcccctcccccaccaggcatgaggtacagaattgtgaaatcgcacacctccagattcagggagagtttctttcccgctgttatcaggcaactgaacgtccTCTCActagctagagagcagtcctgacctaccatctatctacctcattggagaccctcaaactatcatTGATCAGacattattggactttatcttgcactaaatgctatacacttgatcctgcatctgtacactgtggacggcttgattgtaatcatgcatagtctttttgcGGACTGGATACCACGCATCAAAAATCCTTTCACTGTATCGATGTACAAtgttcacatgtgacaataataaactaaactaaaatataggaAACAATAATAACTGCAGTTATTGCACTATAAAGATGATGGTTAAAAATAATGTAAGACATTGGGCAATTAAATATGTCATATTCCAACCTCAGTAACAGAACActacagaccacctcttgcactatcatGTACTTGTTTTCTGTCGCCAGGACAACGGACCTTTATGCCCAAGTAAAGACTACTATTTTACAAACTGAACTTGAAGGGTACAAAATGGCCCTggatacgtggcgactcttgtatattgcctcagtgtaatctactatctttacactcttgtacttaagtctAAATGTGCCTATTT contains:
- the cutc gene encoding LOW QUALITY PROTEIN: copper homeostasis protein cutC homolog (The sequence of the model RefSeq protein was modified relative to this genomic sequence to represent the inferred CDS: inserted 1 base in 1 codon), with product MAPGIQMEVCVDSVESAINAERGGASRIELCSSLIEGGITPSIGLLQLVKQSVRVPVFAMVRPRGGDFLYNDSEIEVMKRDIRMVKANGADGAVFGVLTDDGGVNAQVCMDLIAESRPLSVTFHRAFDMVHNPCASLECLISLGFERVLTSGCDSTALEGLPTIKRLIEQAKQRIIVVAGLGLTKRNLQRILEXSCIREFHCSARSSRESLMKFRNVSVSMGASMAPAEYIVKVADINKVRMLIAIAKDVV